GTGTGTGGAATTCAGCGAGCACGGATCCCTTGGCAACGATTATAAACTGGCTGTTTATGCAACTCACATTCGGAATGCTCTACAGCTCACTGTTCGACTACACCAAGGCAATCTGCAACCTTTCGAGCTCAATCAGATTATTTCGTCGTGGACCTCCATGGTGGCAGATTGCCATGATTGGCAATCACTTGGGTCGTGTATCGTCGATGTCGATTACTGGATTCTTCAACTCAAGGCTATTGTTGATTATACCGAGATTCATGGATTGTGGAAAGTGCAGCTTTCGGCACTCGAGTTGGTCTTGCGCGTCACCGAACTGCAAGAATCTGGCGACTTTTCCGAAGCGATCATCGTTCTTTCGCGGCTGGTGCTGCAGTACTGTCGACTTGGTCACTGCAAGAAGGCCAGTGGTTTGCTCGTTCGCGCGGACCAATGTCTTCGTAGCAACGAGGTCTCTTGTCTGGCAACTCTGTCGTACAAGCTGGCTCGAGGGGAGTATCTtctcgagaccggcgagaTTGAGAAGGCTGCTGGTATTCTCGCGACGGCCAGGACGCTCTACGAGAAGAATCAGAAACAGCAGGACTTGAACAACTGCTCTGTTCTGTCAAAAATTGCTTGGGAGCGCTTGGTTGCAGATGCGGCGTTCATTAACTCCCGACTTTCCTTTGCTCAGGGATCTATCACTCACGCACTATTTTTCGCTAAGCTCTCCGTGAGATTGAACTGCCGGATCTGGGCCAAGGTTGAGAAGCTTGCTCAACGGAAGCAGGGCAAATCCTTGCAAGCAAGCAGCAGTACCGAGATCGATAGTGTTGTGGAAGGCGTGGCGAAGCTCGACGTCTCGCAAGCGATTTCGACGGAACCGGCTGTCAGCTATTTCCAGGGCGCACCCTTTTGGCCTCACGTCGGCTCTCACCATACCTCCTTGCTTAACCTGGCGAGTCTGTCAGCGCACTACGGTCTTTTCCAAGATGCGGTCTACTACGGAGAACAGGCGCTCAAGGTCAACAAAACGCTCAATGCTAATGTCCGCTTAGTCGCCTCTCAGACACAGCTTGGATCACATTGGATCTACGGTGGACGTGTATCGGAGGGACAGCAGCTTCTGGAATCTGCTGCCACGTTGGCGAGGCAGCTAGACAGCAGTATCGAGCTTGTTTCGCTGCAGATGGGTCTTGCTTCGCTTCATCGCGCAATGGGCCAGTATCGTGAGGAGCATCGCGCGCTTCTTGAGGCTGACAAAATTATGTCCCAGGTCATTCTTTCTGAGGCGGAGACTTCGCCGACAGCTGttgcggatttggaggatAAGATGGATAAATTGCTGATTCGAAGCGCTACTGGTACACGGAGGACGAGACAGCCGGCAACAACGGCCGCGACACGGAGCACTCGTGCTGTGTCTTCGTCTGCACGAACTACTTCTCGGAAGACCTCAAATCCCACCGCGGAGTCATCTGCTGTCGAGTCGAAGTCTCTTCTGCAACTGCGAACCGACCTCCTTAGGCACCAAGCTGACTGCTCGCGAGCACTGCGCGACTTTGATAACGCGACGAACCTGCTTAGCGACGCACGACAGTATGCTTTTTCCCGGGATAGCCAGATCTCCCTGCACATCGGGGAAAGCGAACACCTTCTCGCCGATGCGATTCGCCATTTCGCCACGCACGCCGTATACTGTGTGCTCCCCGAGTCCACCATCTCCCTACCATCTCTGGAGTCCCCGAAAAAGAATGCCGAGGAGCCATCTGCGCCTTCATCAAAGCCACTTACAGTACGAAAGACACGAGCACCTGCCCGGGGAACGCGCTCCAAGACCCCGAAGGCTAGCGAGGACTTTGCGGATATGTTGTCCAAGGCGGGAGAGTGTCTTAACAATATCTTCGGTACTGTTACGGCCCTTGGATCCACGCTTGATAGTCATGCGGCTTCGAGATTGATGAGTCGGATTTCTATGTTGTCGCAGACTACGGCACCTGGTTGTTCGACACCGTGGTCTCAGGCGCCGGCTAATGTTAATGGTAAGCCCCCTTAATTCAGCCGGGTTATTGAATGATACTGACAAGCACAGAAATCGGTCGTATTGGCGCTTTCAACCGCGAGCGTGTGGCGATTAATCTCGACAAGCACCTGGCAGACGTCAATGACCCGCTGCTTTGGCCATCGACGTCGCTGTCATCGCCCGTGGACCTCGAACATGATCTCTGCTTGAACTTTACGAAAGACTACGTCGACATCCTGCCCGACAGCTGGAACGTCCTTTCTCTGTCGCTGAGCGCGGATTGCACGGAATTCGTTGTTTCGCGTCTGCGCAAGGGCCAAACGCCATTCCTGTTACGCCTTCCGCTGAAGAGAGGAAACTcggacgaggatgacgaaGAGCAGTTTACCTTCGAAGATGGGCGGGAAGAGATGCAGGAGCTTATCAAACTGGCCAACGAGAGTGCGCATGCCGCCAAGGCTCAGGTGGATAAGCAGATGAAGAAGCAGTGGTGGAAGAACCGCGAGGCGCTTGACCGGCGGATGGAAAATCTGCTGCAGAATATTGAGAATGTCTGGTTTGGTGGATTCCGCGGTATTTTCTCGCCCGTAGCAAGGGAGGGTGATGCTTTGTCGCGGTTTGCGAACTCGTTCCATAATATTCTCGACAAGCATCTTCCATCGCGGCAGAAGGGTGGAAGGTCGACGACGGGTCCGAAGTTGACGCTTCATCGTAACGTGCTTGAGTTGTTCACTGGGATCAAGGATTtggaggagcaggaggaCCCGGAGGAGACCTTGATGGATCTTCTATATTTTGTGGTCGATATTCTGCAGTTCCAAGGAGAGCGCAATGCCTACGACGAGATCGACTTTGATATGATGGTCGTGGAGACGCTTGATTCGCTGAGAGGGTACCACGACACTGTGCGGAACGAGATGGTCAACCCGCAGACTAGCCACACTGTTCTGGTCCTCGACAAGGCTCTCCATCTGTTCCCGTGGGAGTCGCTTCCTTGTCTGAAGGGATCACCAGTTTGCCGTGTGCCGTCGTTGGAGTGTCTGCGCGACCGCGTTATCCGATTCCGAAGCGAGCAAGGCGACAAGAGCTCTCGACTGACTATTGACCGCAAAAACGGTACCTACATCCTCAACCCAACAGGCGACCTACAGACAACGCAGGCAACCTTTGAAACCGACCTCAGTCGCATGGACCACTGGAACGGAATCGTCAACCGCCAACCATCCGAAGACGAATTCCGTGAGGCCCTCGAAAGTAAGAGCCTATTCCTCTACTTCGGTCACGGCAGCGGAGCACAATACATCCGCGGCCGCACTATCAAGCGCCTCGACCGCTGCGCAGTCGCCTTCCTAATGGGTTGCAGCAGCGGTACCCTGACCGAAGCAGGCGAGTACGAGCCGTACGGCACACCCATGAACTACCTACAAGCGGGTAGTCCGGCACTCGTCGCGACGCTCTGGGACGTAACCGACAAGGACATTGATCGGTTTGCGCAGGCTACGTTTGAGAAATGGGGTCTTATTGGTGGTCAGGGGGAGGGTGATTCGAAGGGCAAGGGACGGGCTCGGTCTCGGTCTCGGTCTCCGCAGTCTGATGCGGTGGCTTTGGATGAGGCTGTTTGTCAGTCGAGGGAGGCGTGTGTTTTGAGATATTTGAATGGAGCTGCGCCGGTCATTTATGGGGTTCCTTCTGTGTTTTTGGagtgattttttttttgtttgtaTGTATGGTGTTATCAGGGTTGGCATTAGCATTGTGGGATCGGTACATGCATGGCGAGAATTGTATTTTTGCATATTTGGAGAAGCTGCGAATGTagttcttttcttcataaAGCATCCCTGTCATCGTACTCTCTCCGCAGCCGGAAAATATTACTCAATCGAGTTATCTTAAATAACCGCTGCCCCTCATGGCTTCCCCTCATCCGTCATTATTTATTTCCCTTCCACCACCCTCAATTGCACCACACCAGCACTCAATCCACATATAATTGATAACGTGAAAATGTCCGTCACAACCAAGGCAACAATCGCCTCCTTTGGGGGCAAACTCCTCAAGCTCAGCCATGCCGCTACCTCCACCAAATGCGAAATGAActtcaacctcttcctccccCCACAAGCCCAGTCGTCGCAGAAAGTCCCGCTCCTGATTTAcctgtctggcttgacctgcacGGCCGACAATTGCTCGGAGAAGGGCTTCTTCCAGCATGGCGCTAGTAAGCATGGGATTGCGGTGCTGTATCCGGATACGAGTCCTCGTGCGTTTCCTCCCTTACCCCTTAGCCACCATGGTCCTCGGTTTGGCTCGAAGTCAACGAAATCAGACACTAATATGAATGGCGATGCTAGGCGGATTGAACATCGAAGGCGAGAACGACGCGTACGACTTCGGTACAGGGGCCGGCTTCTACGTCGACGCTACCAAGGCGCCCTACAACAATGGCTACAACATGTACACCTACGTCACCGAGGAACTGCCCAAGACTGTGTTTGCGGCGTTCCCGCAGCTTGATGATGGGCGGGTTAGCATTACGGGACATAGTATGGGAGGACATGGGGCTCTTACTTTGGTACGCTTTTCTTCCCCCCTCCTTCATTCTCTATTGAGTGGAATTTGGAGGGAATGGATGAGGATAAGGTGCTAACTTGGGGGAATAGTTTTTGCGCAACCCCGGCAAATACAAATCCGTCTCCGCGTTCGCGCCCATTTCGAACCCGATTAACTGCCCCTGGGGCCAGAAGGCGTTCAACGGGTACTTCGGCGACGACCAACAGGCCAAGTGGAAGGAGCACGATGCCACTGAGCTTGTTAAGAAGTGGTCTGGTCCGTTGAATGCACTGATTGATGTCGTATGTCCCCCTCACCTACCGTCCCCCAACTAAACGCCATATTCTAGTACGGTGGTAATGGTGAGTGCTAATGAACGAAGGGAACCGGCGACAACTTCTACAAACAAGGCCAACTGCTCCCCGAGAACTTCCAAAAGGCCGTCTCCGAGGCTGGCATTCAGGGCGTGAATGTGCGGTACCAGCCTGACTACGATCACAGTTATTATACCATGGCTTCGTTTGCGGATGATCATGTTGATCATGCGGCTAAGTTTTTGTTTGCTTAGTGGGtgacttcttttcttttcttttgtgtGTATTCTATGATGATGCAGGGAAAGCAAGCAAAATTTAGCGAAAATGATAGAATGATTCTGATGTTGGTTAAGTGGTCCTAGGCTTTAGTCGTGGTCAGATACAAGGTAGTTCGAATAATAATGATCTATGATGTTCATTTGTTACTCTAATGCAGCCACCTAACTCACATGTGAGCCGTCAGCATCCCAGCGCATGCGTCGTTTTAACCAGAACGACCCAATCGTTCCACTACTCGAATCAAGAGCCATTGTGAGTCGCAAGGCCGTTTCTACCTAGGTCTTACTTGGCTAAAGTCTACAAAGAGAACAAGACATTAAGAAACCGTAAATTTTTATTTTTGGCGGTTGAGAATGTAACTATCATGCTCTTCGTTTCAATCCACTCGAAACAAGGAACACAACCCGCCTTCAGACAGCCTGCTACAACCACATCATCTACAGACGCAGCAAACAAACCATCCTCGAACGTAGCCTTGTCCCAACAACCCAAACCAAAACACCACCGGTAGATTTTGATTCAGAAAACCGTTTAAGCGACCAGGGTGCTGGCGGTGGCGGACTCGTATCTCCAGGTGGGGGGGAGGACACCGACGGTCTTGTAGTAGCGGGACAGACGGTGGATACGGGACTCGATGAGAATCAGGCGGAACTTGGAGTCCTTGTCCTTGCGGTTGCGCTCGAGGTGCTTGCGGACGGAGACAGCCTGGTTTCGTTagcgattttttttttcccggGTGGGGGgatttaaaaaaaaataaaaaaaaaagggaattTTACCTTCTTGATCAAGAAGTAGAGGTCCTCGGGAAGCTCGGGGGCGAGGCCTGTTATATCACTCTGTCAGCCTTGACCAAGCAGAGGCAATGGAGACCGGCATTTCTGCGCAGTTCCTTTCGAATGGGTAGAATTGAGGATTGATCGAGAGCGCGGTTGGTTGTTCAGGTTCTGGAGATATTTCAATCCAGACCATAACCATACCACGGTGTCTCGTCACATCACTCTCTTCATCCCATCGAGATAATTGTAAGTGGCGGAAGTGTATTCGTACCGTTCGACTTCAAGATACGGAGGATCTTGTTACCTATTCGATTGTTAGCCCCGTTCCCCATTTCCTCATCCCGTATAATGCAAACATACCAGTAACAACCTTGACCTGAGCAACACCGTGCGAGTCACGGAGGACAACACCAATCTGCGAAGGAGTAGCACCCTTCTTAGCGAGCTTGCAGATCTGGTCGACGACCTGGTCGGGGGTGGTCTTGAGCCAGGCCGGGGGGGTGCGAGAGTAGGGGATGGCGGAGGAAGCAATGCCCTTTCCCTTGCTGTGAAGACGACCCATTTTGtttttttggttttggtGGTGACGGTGGTTTGTCGACGGTTGTTGGCTGCGTTGAGGAAGATGGAAAAGTTCGCGATGGATTTTTTTGGCGACGAGCGGAGAGTGGAGTGTGGGTCACGTGAGAGTTCGCTTAGTTTGTGGTATTTAAGCCGCGCGGatgattttttttcttcccccgTTGATGTCGGGAAAATTTTTCGCATCTTGCGACGATTGCTGAGCTTTCATGATGAGCTCTTGCTCTGTTTCTGTTACTACGACTGACTAACAGGTAGACACATGCGCAGCTTTAGTCAAGGTCAGTTCTTTTCATCCTCGCGAAACCCACTACTATGATGATACACACCTTACTTTTATTTTTCTGGTACCTCTTATGTCAGGAGTGCATCCTAGCGATGTTCCTCCGGTGATCTAAATGGACTTCtgatcttctccttttcgctCATATCGCTACAATATGCTTTTTATGACAGTTTTGCTGATTTCGTAAAGTTTGATTAGGCTTTCGATTCTTGTCGGTGTTTATCGGTTCGGGTTTTGATTCCCTGGCTGCTGGATAGTTTGGTAGTCAATGAAATGGAAATCGTCTGTGCCTGGTTCTGTCTTTGTCGACGTGTGTTCTAGAAGGCGGCCTTGTGTTATCAGGCCTCAATAGCGCAACGCAGTCATGCATGAAGTTCTAGTAGCAATACCCCTGCTACTTAGTCATAACGTCTGTCCTCAAAGGCACCTGCATAATTCAGAATGCTAGCAGGCTGTACGACCTCAACGCGCGGGTGATCACCCTGCCCGCTACCTGGGGGATTGCCCGGTAGATCCTTAGGGATGGCCCGCGGTGCGCTAAGGCACTCAGGACAAGGGATAGGGAGTTGTGGCTGCGAAATGCGCACAGATTCTTTGTCCCTATCGTTGAAGGAGTGCACATGACCCAGGAGCCCTGCGCATGTATAGCAATAATGGGTGATGTGATTGTAGTAAGGTCAACTCGATACAGCAGGGCAATGTATGTATGCTCATTCTGATTGAGTCGGGCGATCCCGGGTTACCTCAAGGTAACACGACGTCGAAAGCTGCAGTGCCCGGAGGTGACCCGGATGCCATCCGGCGAAATGCCTGAACATGCAGTTTAGTCAGGCTATCCTGGGAGTCAAGAGTCTGCGTCGTCAGTGGCGTTGTATGGCATAGCATTTGCACGATGCTACAAAGAATCACACCGCTACGCAGTACTTGTACACAGTAGATACCATCGTAATTAGCGCCAGAGTACCGCGAATCAAGCAATGGCAGAAACGTGATTACTTTGAAGGTAGATTTGCttatttcccttttctttaACGCGCTCTTCGTATTGCCAGCGGTATCAACAGAGGAAAGGACGTCATGAGAGAAAGACAAATGAACTCGCATAGTTACTCTGGCCTCAACTCAATTCCTTCTCTCTACCCTGGAAAGTCCCAACGAGACAACACCATTAGCCAGAATCCGCGTATGCAGCGGCAAATAAATAGCATATCATTATATTGAGTCACCTAATCGGATGACTCGGCTAGATCCGCGCCAATCAGCCTATACAAATCGCCTCTTCATATTGTTTTAGGCAAATGGCCTAGCTGTGATGAGTCGAAATGGCCTCTGTGTGGTCAATGCTCCCGTGTCGCAGCAAAGGCAATCGGAAACGGCGATTGGATCGGGGCCGGACAGCTGAATATCCAGTCGGAAGGGAGAAAGGCGTTGATGCACGCTGACAGGCTGCGGCGCCGTGATGGGTCGGGTGCTGTCACGGGACTTAGTGACCAGTCACCTGTCATATCGGGACTTCCGTGGATTGCTAAGCACGGGGTTTTTTTATAGCTGTTATttgtatacggagtacgccGTTGAGTTGAGAGTACGGGTGGTAGATAGATAATATCGACTGGAGGAGTCGAATTGATTCGCGTCAGTATCGCGATACCGCACATCGCATGTATAGAttatttctctctctctactGTAGACTGCCAGTAGCATAGTCGGTTACCAACCAAGAAAATGGTCTGTAGTGGTTGGTTAGGTTCAGTGATCATCAATTCTCCGAACTGACATTCAATGCGTCGCATCGAGTAGGTGTTGGATATATTACAGGGTGGCACTGGTAGTTTCAAAATGCGGGGCCATTTTTGGTGGGATCCATAGGAGCTTGGTATGTGCCAGTGCCTGATTTTGCAGACCCATTATATATATTTACCGTGTCATATCATATAATTGCAGTTAGATGGCATAGCTTTCGAGCACAAATCCAACGGCGATCCCTAAGTGTAAAATACGGGTAAACAGCGGCACGACCCATACGCCCATTTGAATCTAGATTCACCATTTTCTGTACTGCGATGGCAATGGTTCTACAAAAGCAGTATCATGCAATATTATACACTATTGCTGCCAGTATAAAGAAGTAGACGATATCGAGTTGAACATTTTCAAATAATGGCCAAACCTTAATCCAACAGTCTCTTTGATCTCTGAACCCTAATTTCATGGGCTTGGAGGTGATTTCGTGGCGCAAAAAGATGCAGACAAGATCAGCGCTAAGATGGTGACAGCGTAAtgcagaaaaagaaataaccTTTAGTGATTGATGCTAAATGTGCGTAGGTACCGTAAAGTACCCCGTGCTGTCTGGTAACTCCAACTTTCCCAGACTTCTTCAGTGGCACTACTAACGGATTTTGATATCGCATGTATCATATCGCTTTTCGGAGTCAGACCGTGACAGCTTCCTTCCTCCACACTGACCAGTGCTATTAGCGCGTCTGGCGTCTGCTCAACGTTCGATCCTCGTAATACAGTATTACACGTTCTTTCATGCAGGAGCCAATAAGCAGTCCTTGTGGGGCGTAGGTGATGGCCCCTGCGTGGTTTGTACGAGTATATCCTAACAAAGCTTCAGATTGGCCACTCTCGTGTCTGCTTTTTATCTCCTTTTAACATTCGTCCTGATATATATTCTTATTCTGTCCTCACTTCTTAGAACTTGGTCCTTTTCCGGTATTCAACTCGGTTCCAATTGCATTTGCATCTGCTCGTGAGCTCATCTGTCCAGTCTCATGCCACAATAACATACAGACACCATGACTATCGAGACTCAAATCCTCGACCCCAGCGCGGAGGGAATTCAAATTTCGAACTACACTGGTATATGCCAGTATCCCTTCTTACAGCAGAACCTCTTTCCCGAAACTGGTGGATGTATGCCTTGACCCCGTCCAACTTATACTACCCAGAACTACGCTAACAGAAACGCTACAGACATCAGCGGACGGTATTGTGCGGTTGTCCCGAATCCAGGTGGATACGAAAACTGCTGCGTCCCATGCCCGGTGGCTAATTGGAAATATGGAGACGGTACGTTTTCCCTACCAGTTTATCATTTCAGCAGCTGACCAGTGTAAAgacttgatgaagaagacggagATTCCAAGTTACATTAGTGCGGTCATTTTTCCTTTCGTTGTTCTTCTACTGTTGTCATATGCGGTCCTTCCGGCGAAATACTCGCATCGGCATTACTTGAGTGTTTCTTTTACCATTGGGATTTGTTGCATGCATGTAAGTCCGCTTGACATCGACCTTCTCCGTCATTGACTAACAGCGTTAGATCGCTTTCATTATACCGCTAGGCGCGAAACCGGATCAATGCTACAATGAAATCACACCAAAAGGAATGCATGATGACCTCTCGTGTGCTTTTACCGGcgccctcctcctcttcggagGCTTAATGGTCGTCGTATGGAGTACGTCTTTATTTCCCTTTTCACTGGATCACTCTAACGTAATAGGTTTCATCCGCGCCATCGCCTTCCACCTGCAGGTTTGTTGGGAACAAGTCCTCGGCACAAAGTTCATGTGGGGAGCCCTAATCTGCGGCTGGGGCATCCCAGCCATCGGTACAACCATCATGCTCATCTTCACCGGCGTTTCCTTCCGCTTCGGCCCCATCTGCCACATCAACATCGAAAACAGCATCTACGACTACTGGATCCCCTGTCTGATCTTCGCCGGCGCAGCGCTATTCCTCCAGTTATCAACCATGGCCTACTGCATCCGCATATACCTCAAAACGCTCTTCAGCAGGGAACCCAGCCACGCGGCCGACGGGCTCCCGTCCTACGCGGCGAGCGTCCGCTCCATCAACGCTCGCCAGGCATACCGCCGGATAAGCAAGGTCTTCCGTCTGCAATGGCGCGGCGTGGCATTCGTATTCATTATCATCGCGAACGCCCTCCTCTACTCCATCGTTTTCATCAACCTCGACGCAGCCACAAAACTAACCCCGCAAGTCGTCCAAAAGGCCTTCCCCTGGCTGCTCTGCCTCAGCTTCACAAAAGCAGACAAAGAATACTGCAAGCAATACGCCGTCAACATTGGTCCCGACAGAGACACCCTCCTCGCCGTCCTCACGTTCCTCTCCATGGTCGGCCTCTGGAACGTCGCACTCTTCGCCCGTCCATCCATGTTCACGGGCTGGCTCATCCTGTTCAGAAACGCCTTCAGCAATCGCAAAGAATACGTCTCCGCAGACGCTAGAACCCTCCTCCCTACCTCCCCTGAACCTCGCGGCTTCGAAATGCTCCATAAAAGCACCACCAACTCCAAAGCCCCCGAAGCTGCAATCAGCATCGGCATCGCCCGCTCCTCAACCCCCGATAAACCCGATATTGATACCAAAACTCCCCAAAGCCCACTCTCCCCTCAGAGCCCATCTTCTTACGACTGGGAGTCAGACAAGGAGTACATCAAGAGACCGCCCGTGAGCTTCTCGAGACCACATGTCGCTTCTCCGCCGAGGATCACCTCGCCGCCACCCAGAATACGGTCTCCGACGAGAGCTTCGGGGATGATTTCGCCTACGGGACTGGGGTGGGATCCGAGGGATACGTTTGCGGCGCCGAGTCGGACGAGTCCGCGCGAGGGTTCCGGGTCTGGGTCTGGGTCTGGGACTGGGGCGAGAGGGTTTGAGGGAGTATGATTATGAGTACTTTTCCATCTTATTTTGCTTCTTATTTCTTGGTTTCGTTCGATTCTTACACTCGTTTTGGTCTGTTTACCACTATACCTTTTAAATCGTTGGTTCATGTCTCTTTGTTGTTTAACACATACACTTACACATACATACCTTTTTGATGGATTGATTGTATGTTACATGATTTGTTTGGATTCGGTATACCCTGTTGTCTTGTTCTGTTTTGGCTTGTTTCGTTTCATAAAGTGGCACGTTGGTTGATATATCATATTAGAGGATGTTGGATTTGGATACGGATAACGGTGGGGAAGGAGGCAGGCATCCGAGTATATAAAGTACGTTTTGGAGTAGTTAATATGAATCAAGATACGGAAAACGAAAAGGTACTGCTTCGCGACATTTCATAACGTACTTGTAGTCCCGTGTGGAGCTCATCAGATAAGATATCCCCCAACTCAAATTCGGAACTCACTACTCCAGCAGGTTGGGCAAGATTTGAAAGCAGTCATGTAAAACATATCCAAAGAATACCATGCAGATTAAGCGACTGATTGAGAGCTGTTCACATAAAATCCATCTGCTATGATACATCACCAGCCAACCTCACTCCAGATAAAGTAGACAAAATAAACCAAGTCTCGACGACGATTTTCTGACCTAGCACTGAAATAGCGAACAGACAAAGGGGAATAAAGATCGATGGAAATTTAGAAACACAAGGCAGATAACATGTGGAAATATGACTGGCAACTGTTTTACCAAGCTTCGACGTCGAAGTTTTCCTATGTACCGTTAGTATATGAAGCGCAAGTTTGCCAAATGTAGGTGGCTTACCTCGGAAAAGTAGGTTGTCACGACTGTCCGGTCCGAGAACTTTCTTCCGGCAAGTGCCTTCAGCGCATTTGTTGTCGATTCCACCGTGTCGAACTTGACGAAGATCTTGCCTACTCCGGCAGATTGCCTGCTGCCACCAGAGGGACGGGGGATCTTCAAGCCAAGAATCTGACC
The sequence above is a segment of the Aspergillus chevalieri M1 DNA, chromosome 6, nearly complete sequence genome. Coding sequences within it:
- a CDS encoding C50 family peptidase (BUSCO:EOG092603JK;~COG:D;~EggNog:ENOG410PHZC;~InterPro:IPR030397,IPR005314,IPR011990;~MEROPS:MER0010982;~PFAM:PF03568;~go_component: GO:0005634 - nucleus [Evidence IEA];~go_function: GO:0004197 - cysteine-type endopeptidase activity [Evidence IEA];~go_function: GO:0005515 - protein binding [Evidence IEA];~go_process: GO:0006508 - proteolysis [Evidence IEA]) produces the protein MAVTTFPSDSSMESVKLAVRSTATCSNATVLSLQGLFRGGSKASETEGNLTSRRAGRSTKESTTSATRGRATSRATSKTTTLNVEARLSSHERLVLATEVFNTTLKTLSDAVKLSSSKRQNDPRSSSTPLQLASPNNAGRSPKKSKLSKYTQLDTAAVDQGLLSVAECARSALSCLRSLKTEQGQDEQGLNMQLEQGACVLAGRYLSLGLNDLAYKELRALKRRIQSYLDSVSSKKTTGSSRKTTAQEEEGKERMSDLLTFTSIANAKSVLGLLVTFQSNALRLLASEKRPATTQKVCLSLQLSDQSSPASVIMAAVESGSLTKDKAALQLQLLSSTVLSMASGSQTDDSTKDRLRPITTLTLQLLSMEMRSMGWKLSGHICEEGKELWDPLSRYLASFAHHNKGIEKSEFAVLYKTIVRLQSAIAKPERKLSTTQVHSVARIATILGQLAQDADCVEEALQLFTEAVKPLLDGQCLSLATVRCKIASLHFQRIKSSKSSHGEIANAVSEASAALALQLKGSAGDLDELLVEAAKLKKISMAWLGDAVTKDKSKSVADDIPDRIREYLYGFLRFLRRYVGRQPTEDSEQKEHETFEKRVTACKNIILAAIDSAIAMGKLSVMSQSPPWDEMLSILVDCQRLLMTIGVASKNSDSDSGMGLVKLSNLFWSRYIKEKECGKDYRSLVPLLKHSTSLLSGCSASQRNTGFAALKYERLAHLYMDGNMGAESDKAFCQSISEHIDAGALDQVAVDAAGNYPHRACQDPKSGGFMLGRAISGYVRMKLRNRTSESAEVFDNQQLGLEQRGLVLEWQMGLLTELHAHAYSDEIFRSTFSSVASRLLDIYTRQSYPIRRMRAMLCTMRFLLERPSALESEVLENIVDECVEFSEHGSLGNDYKLAVYATHIRNALQLTVRLHQGNLQPFELNQIISSWTSMVADCHDWQSLGSCIVDVDYWILQLKAIVDYTEIHGLWKVQLSALELVLRVTELQESGDFSEAIIVLSRLVLQYCRLGHCKKASGLLVRADQCLRSNEVSCLATLSYKLARGEYLLETGEIEKAAGILATARTLYEKNQKQQDLNNCSVLSKIAWERLVADAAFINSRLSFAQGSITHALFFAKLSVRLNCRIWAKVEKLAQRKQGKSLQASSSTEIDSVVEGVAKLDVSQAISTEPAVSYFQGAPFWPHVGSHHTSLLNLASLSAHYGLFQDAVYYGEQALKVNKTLNANVRLVASQTQLGSHWIYGGRVSEGQQLLESAATLARQLDSSIELVSLQMGLASLHRAMGQYREEHRALLEADKIMSQVILSEAETSPTAVADLEDKMDKLLIRSATGTRRTRQPATTAATRSTRAVSSSARTTSRKTSNPTAESSAVESKSLLQLRTDLLRHQADCSRALRDFDNATNLLSDARQYAFSRDSQISLHIGESEHLLADAIRHFATHAVYCVLPESTISLPSLESPKKNAEEPSAPSSKPLTVRKTRAPARGTRSKTPKASEDFADMLSKAGECLNNIFGTVTALGSTLDSHAASRLMSRISMLSQTTAPGCSTPWSQAPANVNEIGRIGAFNRERVAINLDKHLADVNDPLLWPSTSLSSPVDLEHDLCLNFTKDYVDILPDSWNVLSLSLSADCTEFVVSRLRKGQTPFLLRLPLKRGNSDEDDEEQFTFEDGREEMQELIKLANESAHAAKAQVDKQMKKQWWKNREALDRRMENLLQNIENVWFGGFRGIFSPVAREGDALSRFANSFHNILDKHLPSRQKGGRSTTGPKLTLHRNVLELFTGIKDLEEQEDPEETLMDLLYFVVDILQFQGERNAYDEIDFDMMVVETLDSLRGYHDTVRNEMVNPQTSHTVLVLDKALHLFPWESLPCLKGSPVCRVPSLECLRDRVIRFRSEQGDKSSRLTIDRKNGTYILNPTGDLQTTQATFETDLSRMDHWNGIVNRQPSEDEFREALESKSLFLYFGHGSGAQYIRGRTIKRLDRCAVAFLMGCSSGTLTEAGEYEPYGTPMNYLQAGSPALVATLWDVTDKDIDRFAQATFEKWGLIGGQGEGDSKGKGRARSRSRSPQSDAVALDEAVCQSREACVLRYLNGAAPVIYGVPSVFLE
- a CDS encoding S-formylglutathione hydrolase (CAZy:CE1;~COG:S;~EggNog:ENOG410PI1S;~InterPro:IPR000801,IPR014186,IPR029058;~MEROPS:MER0043126;~PFAM:PF00756;~go_function: GO:0018738 - S-formylglutathione hydrolase activity [Evidence IEA];~go_process: GO:0046294 - formaldehyde catabolic process [Evidence IEA]) translates to MSVTTKATIASFGGKLLKLSHAATSTKCEMNFNLFLPPQAQSSQKVPLLIYLSGLTCTADNCSEKGFFQHGASKHGIAVLYPDTSPRGLNIEGENDAYDFGTGAGFYVDATKAPYNNGYNMYTYVTEELPKTVFAAFPQLDDGRVSITGHSMGGHGALTLFLRNPGKYKSVSAFAPISNPINCPWGQKAFNGYFGDDQQAKWKEHDATELVKKWSGPLNALIDVGTGDNFYKQGQLLPENFQKAVSEAGIQGVNVRYQPDYDHSYYTMASFADDHVDHAAKFLFAYGPRL